The following proteins are encoded in a genomic region of Streptomyces gobiensis:
- a CDS encoding LysR family transcriptional regulator, with translation MDLEVRHLKVIRAIDEAGSLTRAATSLGLAQSALSSQLKRIERALGGALFIRDRAGAQPTPLGELVLDRARVLLPGMRQLQEDAQRFAQSWGDIPRFRIGGTHGPLLGALVDRISAMHPDAPVNTFTSWSVKEICDLVGAGRLDFALIGVCGESPPPAADQLSWQAVGRDPVFIMLSEEHPHAGEGELELGKLAEERWANAPGDGCFGDCFSAACARAGFTPLSVFETDTSSCIHLVQVGRAVGLCRATFPPTPGIVTLPLAGTPLSWRHLIGHHPGSPAAGAAPAAALHARQVHSEAARRNARYAEWLAANGQFGTAS, from the coding sequence ATGGACCTGGAGGTAAGACATCTCAAGGTCATCCGGGCGATCGACGAGGCGGGCAGCCTCACCCGGGCGGCCACATCGCTGGGGCTGGCCCAGTCGGCGCTCAGCAGTCAGCTCAAGCGGATCGAGCGAGCGCTGGGCGGAGCCCTGTTCATCCGGGACCGAGCGGGCGCCCAGCCAACCCCGCTGGGCGAACTGGTACTTGACCGCGCCCGGGTGCTGCTGCCAGGCATGCGGCAGCTCCAGGAGGACGCACAGCGGTTCGCCCAGTCGTGGGGGGACATTCCACGGTTCCGGATCGGGGGTACGCACGGCCCGCTGCTGGGGGCGCTGGTGGACCGTATCTCCGCGATGCATCCGGACGCGCCGGTGAATACCTTCACTTCATGGTCGGTGAAGGAGATCTGCGACCTGGTGGGGGCGGGGCGGCTGGACTTCGCGCTGATCGGGGTGTGCGGGGAGAGCCCGCCGCCCGCCGCCGACCAGCTGTCATGGCAGGCGGTGGGACGCGACCCGGTCTTCATCATGCTCTCGGAGGAGCATCCACACGCGGGCGAAGGCGAGCTGGAGCTGGGGAAGCTCGCCGAGGAGCGGTGGGCGAACGCTCCGGGCGACGGCTGTTTCGGAGACTGTTTCTCCGCCGCCTGCGCCCGGGCGGGCTTCACCCCGCTCTCCGTCTTCGAGACGGATACCTCCTCCTGTATCCATCTTGTGCAGGTCGGCCGGGCGGTCGGACTGTGCCGTGCGACGTTCCCGCCGACCCCCGGCATCGTGACGCTGCCACTGGCCGGAACGCCGCTCAGCTGGCGACATCTGATCGGACATCACCCCGGGTCACCGGCCGCTGGCGCGGCGCCCGCGGCGGCGCTGCACGCCCGGCAAGTCCACAGTGAAGCGGCCCGGCGCAATGCGCGCTACGCGGAGTGGCTGGCGGCGAACGGGCAGTTCGGCACGGCCAGTTGA
- a CDS encoding ANTAR domain-containing response regulator: MQDRREAAPSEPAAEGFAPEPEVGSPVRSLAHLAEQIARRTPGCCGVAATASASDGPGAADAPGEPVVVTHPDLSTLVEVQQESGEGPIPDALATGQAVGAADLLYDDRWPHYRARALDLGVRSSATLPCERDGQAVTLSVHGFRPRPVEEAVGGATALLGDLTALGLERDRRYREALVQVDQLATALRTRPVIDQACGILMHVLGCDADEAFSLLRQLSQRSNRKMSELAGAVVRTRGRGMEQELRRFRQTP, from the coding sequence ATGCAGGATCGCCGCGAAGCGGCCCCGTCCGAGCCGGCAGCTGAGGGGTTCGCTCCCGAACCCGAGGTCGGCTCTCCGGTTCGCAGCCTCGCCCACCTCGCCGAGCAGATCGCCCGCCGTACCCCCGGTTGCTGCGGAGTGGCCGCCACGGCCAGCGCCTCCGACGGCCCCGGCGCCGCTGACGCGCCGGGGGAGCCCGTCGTCGTCACCCATCCTGATCTGTCCACGCTGGTCGAGGTGCAGCAGGAGTCCGGCGAGGGCCCGATCCCGGACGCGCTCGCCACCGGCCAGGCCGTCGGGGCGGCCGACCTTCTCTACGACGACCGCTGGCCGCACTATCGCGCCCGGGCCCTGGACCTCGGGGTGCGCTCCAGCGCGACCCTGCCCTGCGAGCGGGATGGGCAGGCGGTCACCCTCAGCGTGCACGGCTTCCGGCCCCGGCCCGTGGAGGAGGCCGTCGGCGGGGCGACCGCGCTGCTCGGCGACCTCACCGCCCTCGGGCTGGAGCGGGACCGCCGCTACCGGGAGGCGCTGGTCCAGGTGGATCAGCTCGCCACCGCGCTGCGCACCCGGCCCGTCATCGATCAGGCCTGCGGCATCCTGATGCATGTGCTGGGCTGCGATGCCGACGAGGCCTTTTCCCTGCTGCGACAGCTGTCTCAGCGCAGCAACCGCAAGATGTCCGAGCTCGCTGGCGCCGTGGTACGGACCCGGGGGCGCGGTATGGAGCAGGAGTTGCGCCGGTTCCGGCAAACGCCGTAG
- a CDS encoding 4a-hydroxytetrahydrobiopterin dehydratase, which yields MPQPEPLTATEIDAALAELPGWQLAGDRITRTYSFGKHLPAAAMVIHIAAIQEELNHHSDMELGYNKLTVSVNTHSVGSKVTSLDTRLARRIEEIAAGHGAS from the coding sequence ATGCCCCAGCCCGAGCCCCTCACCGCCACCGAGATCGATGCCGCCCTCGCCGAGCTGCCCGGCTGGCAGCTGGCTGGAGACCGCATCACGCGGACGTACTCCTTCGGCAAACACCTTCCGGCAGCCGCCATGGTCATCCATATCGCGGCAATCCAGGAGGAGCTGAACCACCACTCGGATATGGAGCTCGGCTACAACAAGCTCACGGTCTCCGTGAATACCCACAGCGTCGGATCCAAGGTCACCAGCCTGGATACGCGACTGGCCCGCCGGATCGAGGAGATCGCGGCGGGCCATGGGGCGAGCTAG
- a CDS encoding NAD(P)/FAD-dependent oxidoreductase yields the protein MTQNNSEYDVVVIGAGAGGLNAALVLARSRRSVAVVDAGAPRNAPAAHMQGFLSRDGMAPAALLEAGRAEVTGYGAELIDGQVDEVQQAAEGGTRGFAVRLAGGPALTARRVVVATGLRDDLPDIPGVRERWGKDLLHCPYCHGYEVRDQPLGVLGTHPAAVRHALLLRQWSDDVVLFRHTLELTDDERESLAAREVRVVDGTAKRLVVEDDQLRGVELAEGSGVSRGAVFLVPRMVPRDGLLTGLGCEQDENGWVTTDRTGRTSVPGIWAVGNVVDSRALVVSSAGMGAAAAFAINHELVDDDVERAIQAHRAAKDLTGALPSSAS from the coding sequence ATGACCCAGAACAATTCCGAGTACGACGTCGTGGTGATCGGCGCGGGGGCCGGCGGGCTCAACGCGGCCCTGGTGCTCGCTCGGTCGCGTCGCAGCGTGGCGGTCGTGGACGCGGGGGCACCGCGCAACGCGCCCGCCGCGCACATGCAGGGCTTCCTGTCCCGGGACGGGATGGCCCCGGCGGCGCTGCTGGAGGCAGGCCGGGCCGAGGTGACCGGGTATGGCGCCGAGCTGATAGACGGCCAGGTCGACGAGGTGCAGCAGGCCGCCGAGGGCGGCACGCGGGGCTTCGCCGTACGGTTGGCCGGCGGCCCGGCGCTCACTGCCCGCCGGGTCGTGGTGGCCACCGGGCTGCGCGACGACCTGCCGGACATCCCCGGGGTGCGGGAGCGCTGGGGCAAGGACCTGCTGCACTGCCCGTACTGCCACGGGTACGAGGTGCGGGACCAGCCGCTCGGCGTACTGGGCACACACCCGGCCGCGGTGCGGCACGCGCTGCTGCTGCGCCAGTGGTCCGACGACGTCGTGCTCTTCCGGCACACCCTGGAGCTGACCGACGACGAGCGGGAATCCCTGGCCGCGCGTGAGGTGCGCGTCGTCGACGGCACGGCCAAGCGGCTCGTCGTGGAGGACGACCAGCTGCGCGGCGTCGAACTGGCCGAGGGCAGCGGGGTGTCCCGCGGCGCGGTGTTCCTCGTGCCCCGCATGGTGCCCCGCGACGGCCTGCTGACCGGGCTGGGCTGCGAGCAGGACGAGAACGGCTGGGTCACCACCGACCGTACAGGCCGGACCAGCGTGCCCGGCATCTGGGCGGTGGGCAACGTCGTGGACTCGCGGGCACTTGTGGTCAGTTCGGCCGGGATGGGGGCCGCCGCTGCGTTCGCCATCAACCACGAACTGGTGGACGACGACGTCGAGCGGGCCATCCAGGCCCACCGGGCGGCCAAGGATCTGACCGGGGCCCTGCCCAGCTCCGCGAGCTGA
- a CDS encoding aldo/keto reductase produces the protein MSNVPGITLNNGVTMPQLGFGVWQVPDEEAPAIIGHALDAGYRSIDTAAAYENEKGTGKAIAASGLPREELFITTKLWNSEQGYDTTLRAFDTSLGKLGLDYVDLYLIHWPLPMFDRYVDTWRAFEKLYAEGRVRAIGVCNFHPAHLRRLLGEASVAPALNQIELHPNLQQEQLRAFHSAHNIATEAWSPLGQGRGILNDKRIGAIADKHGKTPAQVIIRWHLQLGNVVIPKSATPSRIRQNIDVFGFELDAGDMTAIAGLNTGTRLGPDPDTQDWVG, from the coding sequence GTGAGCAATGTTCCCGGCATCACTCTCAATAACGGCGTCACGATGCCTCAGCTCGGCTTCGGGGTGTGGCAGGTGCCGGATGAGGAAGCCCCGGCCATCATCGGCCATGCGCTTGACGCGGGGTATCGCAGCATCGACACCGCAGCCGCCTACGAGAATGAGAAGGGCACCGGCAAGGCCATCGCCGCCTCCGGGCTGCCGCGCGAGGAGCTCTTCATCACGACGAAGCTCTGGAACAGTGAGCAGGGGTACGACACCACGCTGCGCGCCTTCGACACATCGCTCGGCAAGCTCGGCCTCGACTATGTGGACCTCTATCTGATCCACTGGCCGCTCCCGATGTTCGACCGCTACGTCGACACCTGGCGGGCCTTCGAGAAGCTGTACGCCGAGGGCCGGGTCAGGGCGATCGGTGTCTGCAACTTCCACCCCGCCCACCTGCGGCGGCTGCTCGGTGAGGCCTCGGTGGCCCCCGCGCTCAACCAGATCGAGCTGCACCCCAATCTGCAGCAGGAGCAGCTACGCGCCTTCCACTCCGCGCACAACATCGCCACCGAGGCGTGGTCGCCGCTGGGCCAGGGCAGGGGCATCCTCAACGACAAGCGGATCGGTGCGATCGCCGACAAGCACGGCAAGACCCCGGCGCAGGTCATTATCCGCTGGCATCTGCAGCTGGGCAATGTGGTGATTCCCAAGTCCGCCACGCCATCCCGAATCAGGCAGAACATCGATGTCTTCGGCTTTGAGCTGGACGCGGGTGACATGACCGCAATCGCCGGTCTGAATACCGGCACCCGCCTCGGGCCGGATCCGGACACCCAGGACTGGGTCGGCTGA
- a CDS encoding MBL fold metallo-hydrolase, translated as MSDSAGPAEPRPLGERRRWPRSFADRLTAPLPGIYTFPRVVRQGGMRPSAEALRQVPQLPFEPAPLPHVDAATVAVTWAGHASWVLRVGGLTVLTDPVWSRRILGTPARMTPVGVAWDELPPIDAVVISHNHYDHLDAPTLRRLPRDTPLFVPGGLAAWCRHRRFTRVTELDWWEAAELPAPGGTVRFDFVPAHHWSKRTLTDTCRSLWGGWVLTDRTGQRVYFAGDTGYGHWFAEIGRRYPDIDLALLPIGAYDPGWLLRPVHTNPEEAVRACQDLGARHMAPMHWATFLLSAEAPLEPLIRVRAAWAKTGRPAGQLWDLPVGGSRVLDP; from the coding sequence GTGTCTGACTCCGCCGGCCCCGCCGAGCCCCGGCCGCTCGGTGAACGCCGCCGCTGGCCACGCAGCTTCGCCGACCGGCTCACCGCGCCGCTGCCCGGTATCTACACCTTCCCCCGGGTCGTTCGTCAGGGCGGTATGCGCCCCAGCGCCGAGGCGTTGCGCCAGGTGCCGCAACTGCCGTTCGAACCCGCCCCACTGCCGCACGTCGACGCCGCGACGGTCGCCGTCACCTGGGCCGGACACGCCAGTTGGGTGCTCCGCGTCGGTGGGCTGACCGTCCTCACCGACCCGGTCTGGTCCCGCAGGATCCTCGGGACCCCGGCCCGCATGACCCCGGTCGGTGTCGCCTGGGACGAGCTGCCGCCCATCGACGCCGTCGTCATCTCCCACAACCACTACGACCACCTTGACGCCCCCACCCTCAGGCGACTGCCCCGCGACACCCCGCTCTTCGTTCCCGGCGGCCTCGCCGCCTGGTGCCGTCACCGCCGCTTCACCCGGGTGACCGAGCTGGACTGGTGGGAGGCCGCCGAGCTGCCCGCGCCCGGCGGCACCGTCCGCTTTGACTTCGTCCCCGCCCACCACTGGTCCAAGCGCACCCTGACCGACACCTGCCGCTCGCTGTGGGGCGGCTGGGTGCTCACCGACCGCACCGGCCAGCGCGTCTACTTCGCGGGTGACACCGGTTACGGCCACTGGTTCGCCGAAATCGGCCGCCGCTACCCGGATATCGACCTCGCCCTGCTGCCCATCGGTGCCTATGACCCGGGGTGGTTGCTCCGGCCCGTGCACACCAACCCGGAAGAGGCAGTGCGCGCCTGCCAGGACCTGGGCGCCCGTCATATGGCCCCCATGCACTGGGCGACCTTTCTGCTCTCCGCCGAGGCCCCGCTGGAGCCGCTGATCCGGGTCCGCGCCGCCTGGGCCAAAACCGGCCGCCCCGCCGGGCAACTCTGGGACCTCCCGGTAGGCGGCTCCCGTGTACTGGACCCCTAG
- a CDS encoding NmrA family NAD(P)-binding protein, protein MTQNTQSTKAAHTKTTLVIGGTGKTGRRVAERLTERGLPVRVGSRSGEPSFVWEDPATWEAALDGVGAVYITYYPDLAFPGAAETVGEFSRFAVGKGARRLVLLSGRGEEGAQTSERAMQDSGADWTVVRASWFDQNFSESFFLEPVLAGEIALPTGDAVEPFVDADDIAEVAVAALTDDKHIGKIYELSGPRLLSFHDVAAELSKATGREIRYTPVTIDEYRAVLEENGLPVEFADLFGLILDGRNAHLVDGVQQALGRPPRDFSEFARDAAATGVWAV, encoded by the coding sequence ATGACTCAGAACACGCAGAGCACGAAGGCAGCCCATACGAAGACGACGCTCGTCATCGGCGGCACCGGTAAGACCGGGCGCAGGGTGGCGGAGCGACTCACGGAACGTGGCCTGCCGGTGCGGGTCGGATCACGCTCCGGCGAGCCGTCCTTCGTGTGGGAGGACCCCGCAACCTGGGAGGCCGCGCTTGACGGCGTCGGCGCCGTCTACATCACCTACTACCCGGACCTCGCGTTCCCGGGAGCCGCCGAGACCGTCGGCGAGTTCTCCCGGTTCGCCGTTGGCAAGGGGGCGCGGCGCCTGGTGCTGCTCTCCGGCCGCGGTGAAGAAGGCGCCCAGACCAGCGAGCGCGCCATGCAGGACTCAGGTGCCGACTGGACCGTCGTCCGGGCCAGCTGGTTCGACCAGAACTTCAGCGAGAGCTTCTTCCTGGAGCCCGTGCTCGCCGGCGAGATCGCCCTGCCCACCGGGGATGCCGTCGAGCCGTTCGTCGACGCCGACGACATCGCCGAGGTCGCCGTTGCCGCGCTCACAGACGACAAGCACATCGGCAAGATCTACGAGCTCTCCGGCCCTCGGCTGCTGAGCTTCCACGACGTCGCCGCGGAGCTCTCCAAGGCGACCGGCCGGGAGATCCGCTATACGCCGGTCACGATCGACGAGTACCGCGCTGTCCTCGAGGAGAATGGCCTGCCGGTCGAGTTCGCCGACCTGTTCGGTTTGATCCTCGACGGGCGCAACGCACACCTCGTCGACGGCGTCCAGCAGGCGCTGGGCCGACCGCCCCGGGACTTCAGCGAGTTCGCCCGCGACGCTGCTGCCACTGGCGTCTGGGCGGTCTGA
- a CDS encoding aminotransferase class I/II-fold pyridoxal phosphate-dependent enzyme: MQSTHPDTSDTTAAALATAACGYWHRRGLPTAPGQVVAAPGAPVMLLALLAATGAGGVRGGSGVLLPRPSAAWYAPQARLLGRPLHPVPVPAECGGVPDPFALLETVRRVRAGGGDPRVLLLSVADDPTGTAVPPELLHEVCEAAADEGLLIVSDESWRDTSHDPHDTVIVSPAEMLHSAGTDADWVVVLVGLGAALLPPGLPAGIARFPGTDQGRVLGDAVREVLDTLHTELSHPVAEAAAEALTEPAALREQRAATARTHGAYATALQHAVTEAGALCRPPHAGRQLYADFEPLRSDLAARGIEDAATLEAELVVRLGPFVMGGHRFGDDPHALRVRLSTEVLARGAPTPPEGSGVLDGVRSALTELTATH, encoded by the coding sequence ATGCAGAGCACCCACCCGGATACCTCCGACACCACCGCCGCCGCCCTGGCCACCGCGGCCTGCGGCTACTGGCACCGCCGCGGGCTGCCCACCGCACCCGGCCAGGTGGTCGCCGCCCCCGGCGCACCTGTAATGCTTCTCGCCCTGCTCGCCGCGACCGGTGCCGGTGGCGTACGCGGCGGCAGTGGGGTACTGCTGCCCCGGCCCAGCGCCGCCTGGTACGCCCCGCAGGCCCGGCTGTTGGGCCGCCCGCTGCACCCGGTGCCGGTGCCCGCCGAGTGCGGCGGGGTGCCGGACCCCTTCGCTCTGCTGGAGACCGTGCGCCGCGTCCGGGCCGGGGGCGGCGACCCCCGGGTGCTGCTGCTCTCCGTCGCCGACGACCCCACCGGCACCGCCGTACCGCCCGAGCTGCTGCATGAGGTGTGTGAGGCGGCGGCCGACGAGGGGCTGCTCATCGTCAGCGATGAGAGCTGGCGCGACACCTCCCACGACCCGCACGACACGGTGATCGTCAGCCCCGCCGAGATGCTGCACAGCGCGGGCACCGACGCGGACTGGGTCGTCGTCCTCGTCGGTCTGGGCGCCGCCCTGCTGCCACCGGGACTGCCCGCCGGAATCGCCCGCTTCCCCGGCACCGACCAGGGCCGGGTACTGGGCGACGCGGTCCGCGAGGTTCTGGACACCCTCCATACGGAGCTTTCCCACCCCGTCGCCGAGGCCGCCGCCGAGGCCCTCACCGAGCCCGCCGCGCTCCGGGAGCAGCGCGCTGCCACGGCCCGTACCCACGGCGCCTACGCCACCGCACTCCAGCACGCCGTCACCGAGGCCGGAGCGCTCTGCCGTCCGCCGCACGCCGGACGGCAGCTCTACGCCGACTTCGAACCGCTGCGCTCGGACCTCGCCGCCCGTGGCATCGAGGACGCGGCCACCCTGGAGGCCGAACTGGTGGTCCGACTGGGCCCTTTCGTCATGGGCGGTCACCGCTTCGGCGACGACCCGCACGCCCTTCGGGTGCGGCTTTCCACCGAAGTGCTGGCCCGGGGCGCCCCGACGCCCCCCGAGGGTTCCGGGGTTCTGGACGGGGTGAGATCAGCTCTGACCGAGCTGACCGCCACCCACTGA
- a CDS encoding AraC family transcriptional regulator, translating to MDTLTALLEGPKARGAFLLKSVFNPPWSLRIEDQAPVSVVTMVRGDAWVLLAHGTPTLLRPGDVAVMRGPDPYTIADAPDTPVQIVVGPEQRCSTSQGEDVTETMALGVRTWGDDRRDGSSVMLSGTYQAPSEIGRRLLDAMPALLVRPAEAGDNTLVSLLAAEISKDEPGQELVLDRLLDLLLVSVLRTWLATPGSGAPAWYRAQSDPVVGPALRLLHDNPAHPWTVASLALKVGVSRAGLARHFTALIGEPPMAYLAGWRLTLAADLLCEPDSTVATVARRVGYSSAFALSAAFKRVRGMSPQEYRLSGHAASARPLSSRIPSLNACDLRKRR from the coding sequence ATGGACACACTCACGGCCCTACTCGAAGGACCGAAGGCGCGCGGAGCGTTCCTGCTCAAGTCGGTCTTCAATCCGCCGTGGTCCCTGCGCATCGAGGACCAGGCACCGGTCTCCGTGGTGACGATGGTGCGCGGCGACGCATGGGTGCTCCTGGCCCACGGCACACCAACGCTGCTGCGTCCCGGTGACGTGGCAGTCATGCGCGGACCGGACCCGTACACCATCGCCGACGCCCCTGACACGCCTGTTCAGATCGTCGTCGGGCCCGAGCAGCGATGCAGCACCTCCCAGGGCGAGGATGTCACTGAGACCATGGCCCTGGGAGTGCGTACCTGGGGCGATGACAGGCGGGACGGCTCGTCGGTGATGCTCAGCGGCACTTATCAGGCGCCCAGCGAGATCGGACGGCGTCTTCTCGACGCCATGCCCGCGCTGCTGGTCCGGCCCGCCGAGGCCGGGGACAACACGCTCGTTTCGCTGCTCGCCGCAGAGATCAGCAAAGACGAGCCCGGCCAGGAGCTGGTACTCGACCGCCTCCTCGACCTGCTGCTCGTCAGCGTCCTGCGCACCTGGCTCGCCACCCCCGGCAGCGGCGCCCCCGCCTGGTACCGGGCCCAGAGCGACCCGGTCGTCGGCCCCGCACTGCGGCTGCTCCATGACAACCCGGCCCATCCCTGGACGGTGGCGTCGCTTGCCCTCAAGGTCGGCGTCTCCCGCGCCGGGCTGGCCCGCCACTTCACCGCATTGATCGGCGAGCCTCCAATGGCGTACCTCGCGGGCTGGCGGCTCACCCTCGCGGCGGACCTGCTGTGCGAGCCGGACTCCACAGTGGCCACGGTGGCCCGGCGGGTCGGGTACAGCAGCGCCTTCGCGCTGAGCGCCGCGTTCAAGCGGGTACGCGGGATGAGCCCGCAGGAGTACCGCCTCAGCGGCCATGCCGCCTCGGCCCGGCCGCTCAGCTCTCGGATACCATCCTTAAACGCCTGTGACCTTCGGAAACGCCGGTGA
- a CDS encoding S1 family peptidase, producing the protein MLRRRSAIAAAGVAIAALGITTLPATAGAQEASQAKEATVQLSAGMLQAMERDLGLTPAEAQTRVVNEERAGVLEPALRKDLGGQYGGAWVTGKTAKLVVATTGSLNHSQAAAIERAGATAKVVDHSLNALDSALAKLDRAAAKKTPDATAVWYVDVKSNSVVVESAKPAQAKKFIATSGADAGKVRIVKSAEQPKPFYDLVGGQAYYINNSARCSIGFAVTRGSERGFVSAGHCGRVGASTTGYNRVGQGTFRGSQFPGRDMAYVATNANWTPTSRVQGSRQRVAGSTQAPVGSSVCRSGSTTGWRCGTIQQHNTSVTYPQGTIRGVTRTSACAEPGDSGGSFITGSQAQGVTSGGSGNCRSDGTTFYQPVNPILSAYGLSLVRG; encoded by the coding sequence ATGCTCCGCAGACGCAGTGCGATCGCCGCGGCAGGCGTAGCGATCGCCGCACTCGGTATCACCACTCTTCCCGCTACCGCGGGAGCGCAGGAAGCCTCTCAGGCCAAGGAGGCTACGGTGCAGCTTTCCGCTGGGATGCTGCAGGCCATGGAGCGCGACCTCGGCCTCACCCCGGCCGAAGCCCAGACCCGAGTCGTCAACGAAGAGCGGGCGGGCGTGCTTGAGCCCGCCCTCCGCAAGGATCTGGGCGGCCAGTACGGCGGTGCCTGGGTGACCGGCAAGACCGCGAAGCTCGTCGTTGCCACGACCGGCTCGCTCAATCACAGCCAGGCCGCCGCGATCGAGCGTGCCGGTGCGACCGCCAAGGTCGTCGACCACAGCCTGAACGCGCTCGACTCGGCGCTGGCCAAGCTCGACAGGGCGGCGGCGAAGAAGACCCCCGACGCCACAGCTGTCTGGTACGTCGATGTGAAGTCCAACAGCGTCGTGGTGGAGTCGGCGAAGCCCGCACAGGCGAAGAAGTTCATCGCCACCAGTGGTGCCGACGCCGGCAAGGTACGCATCGTCAAGTCCGCTGAGCAGCCAAAGCCCTTCTACGACCTTGTCGGCGGGCAAGCGTACTACATCAACAACTCCGCCCGCTGCTCCATCGGCTTCGCGGTGACCCGCGGCAGCGAGCGCGGCTTTGTCAGCGCCGGACACTGCGGCCGGGTCGGCGCGTCCACCACCGGCTACAACCGGGTCGGCCAGGGCACCTTCCGGGGTTCGCAGTTCCCCGGCAGGGACATGGCGTATGTGGCCACCAACGCCAACTGGACCCCGACTTCCCGGGTGCAGGGCTCCCGCCAGCGGGTCGCCGGGTCCACCCAGGCTCCGGTGGGCTCCTCGGTCTGCCGCTCCGGCTCCACCACGGGCTGGCGCTGCGGCACCATCCAGCAGCACAACACCAGCGTCACCTATCCGCAGGGCACGATACGCGGTGTGACGCGGACCTCGGCCTGCGCCGAGCCGGGTGACTCCGGTGGCTCCTTCATCACCGGCAGCCAGGCGCAGGGTGTCACCTCCGGTGGGTCCGGCAACTGCCGCAGCGACGGCACCACGTTCTACCAGCCGGTCAACCCGATTCTGTCGGCCTACGGCCTCAGTCTGGTGCGGGGGTAG
- a CDS encoding histone-like nucleoid-structuring protein Lsr2 translates to MAQKIVTLYIDDLTGEEAEEAQTHTFSLDGVAYEIDLGPDSYEQMLQAFGPFLKAARKTGKVKGPGAARRQAKAGGEDSAKIREWAKEHGYEVSDRGRVPANVREAYEKAH, encoded by the coding sequence ATGGCACAGAAGATCGTCACGCTTTATATCGATGACCTCACCGGTGAAGAGGCTGAAGAAGCCCAGACCCACACCTTCTCGCTCGATGGTGTGGCCTACGAGATCGATCTCGGACCGGACAGCTACGAACAGATGCTCCAAGCCTTCGGTCCCTTCCTGAAGGCTGCCCGTAAGACCGGGAAAGTCAAGGGGCCGGGGGCGGCCAGGCGGCAGGCCAAGGCCGGCGGCGAGGACTCCGCCAAAATCCGTGAGTGGGCCAAGGAGCACGGCTACGAGGTCAGCGACCGGGGCCGTGTCCCCGCGAACGTCCGGGAAGCCTACGAAAAGGCCCACTGA
- a CDS encoding PAS domain-containing protein, producing the protein MAESAGVEPQRRGPGRGSSDEQHLQRALFQRLPLPVALLDRDTVVRRLNHAAAQVFGMREGYASGRGLAGALAHDQRAAFRAQVAAVARGEGERSLMVRLLRSPERGAQGSGPELRTTLTPLRPPREPHTAVLAVFQQATAPPPRPVTPDVPLVDPRTARPDLAEATRNTELLDLFDDMAAALISAKTAQAVADSVGTVLHNRFADWVIIDLALPGGELERTAVFASSATVVRTAVAKQSPDECPLVVDAVQHGMEALQVRPEDPEALGRDASGSAVLARAEVSSLLCVPLRTGLGGPPLGALTLLRSGGRLAFALAEAGVIDRIARHIALALHRL; encoded by the coding sequence ATGGCCGAGTCGGCGGGTGTGGAACCGCAGCGCCGGGGTCCGGGGCGCGGCAGCTCTGATGAGCAGCATCTTCAGCGTGCCCTCTTTCAGCGGCTTCCGCTGCCGGTCGCACTGCTGGACCGGGACACGGTGGTGCGGCGACTGAACCACGCCGCCGCACAGGTGTTCGGGATGCGTGAGGGCTACGCCTCCGGCCGGGGGCTGGCGGGTGCGCTGGCGCACGATCAGCGGGCGGCCTTCCGGGCGCAGGTCGCGGCGGTCGCCCGGGGTGAGGGTGAGCGCAGTCTGATGGTCCGGCTACTGCGCTCCCCGGAGCGGGGAGCCCAGGGGAGCGGCCCGGAGCTGCGCACCACACTGACTCCGCTGCGCCCGCCGCGTGAGCCGCACACCGCGGTGCTCGCCGTCTTCCAGCAGGCCACCGCCCCGCCACCCCGGCCGGTGACCCCGGATGTGCCGCTGGTGGACCCACGTACCGCCCGCCCGGATCTTGCCGAGGCCACCCGTAACACCGAGCTGCTGGACCTGTTCGACGATATGGCGGCCGCCCTGATCTCCGCCAAGACCGCCCAAGCGGTGGCCGACAGCGTGGGCACAGTGCTGCACAATCGATTCGCCGACTGGGTGATCATCGATCTGGCGCTGCCCGGAGGCGAGCTGGAGCGGACCGCCGTTTTCGCCTCCTCGGCCACCGTGGTCCGTACCGCCGTGGCCAAGCAGTCGCCCGATGAGTGCCCCCTGGTTGTCGACGCGGTCCAGCACGGCATGGAGGCCCTTCAGGTGCGTCCGGAGGACCCGGAGGCGCTTGGCCGGGACGCCTCCGGGTCCGCCGTACTCGCCCGGGCGGAGGTCAGCTCGCTGCTGTGTGTGCCGCTCCGGACAGGCCTTGGCGGCCCGCCCCTTGGCGCGCTCACGCTGTTGCGCTCGGGCGGGCGCCTTGCCTTCGCGCTCGCCGAGGCAGGCGTCATCGACCGGATCGCCCGGCATATCGCGCTGGCACTGCACCGGCTGTGA